A part of Brettanomyces bruxellensis chromosome 3, complete sequence genomic DNA contains:
- a CDS encoding uncharacterized protein (BUSCO:EOG092604KQ): MEVYNQFIDPSTCLASLACHFTSKEDQNLIISKGTVLEIFKLIEVEPQDLESEEGNAINDVVAGAESFIGDEIISTLHDKHHKLSLVTEYTLQGRIFEISKFRSNENEDLDYLIICTESAKISIIKWDASVHHIKTVSLHYYEPTLEALLVENIAHVEKRHRTDPNGICTSIELNGIFMILPFYKPDMDGIAFGFEPGDEESAKQSSFIEENIKRDDGENLKKRILANASPSQLKRSKKISDPSFFISGAKLHEGVKNIMDYQFLYSYREPTIAILYAPEGLSWAGYLPKLKDNMKVVVLSLNLDTHKADSIMVLPNLPYDLNSIYPLPSPINGFLLIGSNEILHVNSLGSIKGVYTNKYFPETSDMKLRDESDLNLECEGCSVSFVGDDQVLLISQIGKFYVLSFNESGGISNLNKIIEIPEANYCNVSVNNVLQITNIEDCNSAFLCCQGSDSILLHWNYNVPTRGTVSKSNAGIEKEDEDSWLYHEDETSQTSNRPLTSCTFTKIDKLVNCGPTSDFTIGKVTTKSKVFGLPNPNLNENAIICSSGLEKDTALSIINPSVIPNIRSTLKFSSASKIWTLNDLRDITKYLITTDFKTYKTQVFIVDKKYRDMYSRDFDKEQYSIQFGTIYTGREMLITQVTPYKINMFNFKFKLVDSITCDNEINAASIYDRYAIIITKNGEINIYECNFKTRKLEKLDLPALLNYMIFTYGWITESSILKNISNLSQEPAPNESSKLNPTNFKKEITFWIVTADNRILVFKKNHKEKVYEFKDIHTFPDNLQLTAMNPNYEADVDPLIKQVMFTSIGDSFYSKDYLLILTYGGEVIIYEMYHDFALDTYRLMKSNDIFKFPVIGAPENSYSSATRIERNMFKIEKFNGHSCVMVTGYKAFLILRQHNSVPRLLKFGNIPVLYFAPFNYDTCKNGVIAIDDKKSCRMCQLDNSFDYSNRASIKKIPVGETITKLDYDNKSNTYVVGTMSKIRFLPEDEDGEEIQGVDLNKNHAHNYKARVHLFSPETWTSIDKVELEDNEVCTTLKVMKLNIFETMNDTKNYVIVGSGKYRVEDLATKGSWMVYEIIDVVPDPNHPEAKNRLKLIKSESSRGSILGSCNISGRFSLVQAQRMLVRTIKKDGNAVPVAFTDTSLYTKDVKSFEDMMIIGDAFDGLSLYGFDAEPYRMLKLGKETQNLSLTACDFIVHEGGLYIIAADEDSVLHLLEYDPYDPESMKGLKLLTRSVFRFNGYTTAMRLCDRKNSIFSMLDTLAIPPGADLGFEVIGCNIEGSFYKVTPANEYTYRRLYALQNHISDKESHWLGLNPKMNAVGHLSHIMKLVKRPFIDLNIIKRYISMSEEKKMHITKRLGKNALIETYRDVISLQ; this comes from the coding sequence ATGGAGGTCTATAACCAATTCATCGATCCTTCTACCTGCTTAGCATCTTTAGCATGCCATTTCACGTCTAAAGAAGACCAAAACCTAATTATTTCAAAAGGAACTGTACTAGAAATATTTAAGCTCATTGAAGTGGAACCACAAGACTTAGAGTCtgaagaaggaaatgcGATAAATGATGTGGTTGCTGGTGCTGAATCATTTATAGGCGATGAAATTATTTCTACTCTACACGACAAACATCATAAATTGTCACTTGTTACCGAATACACACTCCAGGGTCGTATATTCGAAATTTCTAAATTCAGAAGTAATGAGAATGAAGATCTTGACTACTTGATAATTTGTACTGAATCCGCCAAAATAAGTATAATAAAATGGGATGCGTCTGTTCATCATATCAAGACTGTTAGTTTACACTATTATGAGCCTACGCTCGAAGCTCTGcttgttgaaaatataGCGCATGTCGAAAAAAGACACAGGACAGATCCAAATGGAATATGCACATCAATTGAGCTGAATGGAATTTTTATGATTTTACCATTTTACAAACCAGATATGGACGGAATTGCTTTCGGTTTCGAACCAGGAGACGAAGAATCTGCCAAACAATCGTCGTTTATAGAAGAGAATATAAAACGTGACGATGGAgagaatttgaagaagagaataCTAGCAAATGCTAGTCCATCACAGCTTAAGAGAAGTAAGAAAATATCCGATCCAAgttttttcatttcaggTGCTAAGTTACATGAAGGcgtgaaaaatattatggattatcaatttctttactCGTACAGAGAACCAACAATTGCAATATTATATGCCCCAGAGGGACTTTCATGGGCCGGATATTTACCAAAATTGAAGGACAATATGAAAGTTGTTGTTTTGTCCCTTAATCTTGATACACATAAGGCTGACTCCATCATGGTGCTTCCAAATTTACCATACGATTTGAATTCGATATATCCATTACCAAGCCCCATCAATggatttcttttaattGGCTCGAACGAGATTCTACATGTGAACTCTCTCGGCTCAATAAAGGGTGTTTATACAAATAAATACTTTCCTGAAACCTCTGACATGAAATTAAGAGATGAATCTGACCTGAATTTAGAGTGTGAGGGCTGTAGTGTTAGTTTTGTTGGTGACGATCAGGTATTACTTATTTCACAGATTGGAAAATTTTATGTTTTAAGCTTCAATGAGTCTGGTGGAATCTCGAActtgaataaaataattgagATTCCAGAAGCCAACTATTGCAACGTGTCTGTCAACAATGTTTTGCAAATTACAAACATCGAGGACTGTAATTCCGCTTTTCTTTGTTGCCAAGGATCAGATAGTATATTGCTTCATTGGAACTATAATGTCCCCACGAGGGGAACTGTTTCAAAAAGCAATGCTGGTatagagaaagaagatgaagattcTTGGCTTTACCATGAAGATGAGACTTCACAGACATCAAACAGACCATTAACCAGCTGCACATTTACTAAAATAGACAAATTAGTCAACTGTGGACCGACATCAGATTTTACTATTGGGAAAGTAACAACCAAAAGTAAAGTGTTTGGACTTCCAAATCCAAatttaaatgaaaatgcaatAATTTGTTCTTCTGGTTTGGAAAAGGACACGGCGTTGTCCATAATCAATCCAAGCGTCATTCCAAATATTAGATCTACATTGAAATTCTCGAGTGCAAGCAAGATATGGACGTTGAATGACTTAAGGGATATTACAAAATATCTGATCACCACTGATTTCAAAACCTACAAAACTCAAGTGTTTATTGTTGATAAGAAATACAGGGATATGTACTCTCGTGATTTTGACAAAGAACAATACAGTATTCAATTTGGCACAATATACACAGGACGTGAGATGCTCATTACTCAAGTTACTCCatacaaaataaatatgtttaATTTTAAGTTCAAGCTTGTGGATTCCATAACGTGCGACAATGAAATAAACGCAGCATCCATTTACGATCGTTATGCTATTATAATTACGAAGAATGGCGAGATAAACATTTATGAATGCAATTTCAAAACCAGAAAGCTAGAAAAATTAGATCTACCGGCCCTTTTGAATTATATGATTTTTACGTACGGTTGGATTACTGAATCATCCATtctaaaaaatatttctaacTTGTCTCAGGAACCGGCTCCGAATGAGAGTTCAAAATTAAATCcaacaaatttcaaaaaggaaataacATTTTGGATCGTCACGGCTGATAATAGAATTcttgttttcaaaaagaacCACAAGGAAAAGGTTTATGAGTTTAAAGACATTCACACATTTCCTGACAATTTACAACTCACTGCAATGAATCCAAATTATGAAGCTGATGTTGATCCTCTCATCAAGCAGGTTATGTTTACAAGTATAGGTGATTCATTCTACAGTAAGGATtatcttcttattcttacCTATGGTGGTGAGGTCATAATATATGAAATGTATCATGATTTTGCATTGGACACATACAGATTGATGAAGAGCAATGACATTTTCAAGTTTCCCGTCATTGGCGCACCTGAAAATTCTTACTCCAGTGCCACCCGAATTGAACGTAATATGTTTAAGATAGAAAAATTTAATGGTCATAGCTGTGTGATGGTAACAGGATATAAGGCATTTTTAATTCTTCGGCAGCATAATTCTGTTCCTAGATTGttgaaatttggaaatattCCTGTATTATATTTTGCCCCCTTCAACTATGATACATGCAAAAACGGTGTAATCGCTATTGATGACAAGAAATCGTGTCGAATGTGCCAACTTGACAATTCATTTGATTATTCCAATAGGGcttcaataaaaaaaattccagTTGGGGAGACTATCACCAAGCTTGATTACGATAATAAGTCAAACACATACGTAGTCGGGACTATGTCGAAAATTCGATTTTTacctgaagatgaggacGGTGAAGAAATTCAGGGAGTGGACCTCAATAAAAATCATGCTCATAACTATAAGGCGCGAGTTCATTTATTTAGCCCCGAAACTTGGACAAGTATCGACAAAGTTGAACTAGAAGATAATGAAGTATGCACAACTCTTAAAGTTATGAAActcaatatttttgagACCATGAATGATACCAAAAACTATGTTATTGTTGGTTCGGGAAAGTATCGGGTTGAAGATCTTGCTACCAAAGGTTCGTGGATGGTTTATGAAATTATTGACGTTGTTCCAGATCCCAACCACCCAGAAGCTAAAAATAGATTGAAGCTTATTAAGAGTGAATCCTCTAGAGGTTCAATTCTTGGATCGTGTAATATTTCTGGAAGATTTTCCTTGGTGCAAGCCCAAAGAATGTTGGTTAGAACGATTAAGAAGGATGGAAATGCTGTCCCTGTTGCGTTTACCGATACGTCACTATACACAAAGGATGTTAAGTCATTTGAAGACATGATGATCATTGGTGATGCATTTGATGGCCTTTCTTTATATGGATTTGATGCGGAACCATATAGAATGCTCAAGCTGGGGAAAGAGACTCAAAATCTTTCATTGACTGCCTGTGATTTCATAGTACACGAGGGGGGATTATACATTATTGCGGCCGATGAAGATTCGGTGTTACACTTGTTGGAATATGATCCGTACGATCCGGAATCTATGAAGGGATTGAAATTATTGACAAGATCGGTGTTCAGATTTAATGGTTACACTACAGCTATGAGATTATGTGATCGGAAAAACTCAATATTCAGCATGTTAGATACTCTTGCTATCCCGCCTGGTGCCGATTTAGGATTTGAAGTTATTGGATGCAACATTGAAGGTTCATTTTACAAAGTTACTCCTGCAAATGAATATACTTATAGAAGATTATACGCGTTGCAAAACCATATCAGTGATAAAGAGTCTCATTGGTTGGGACTAAATCCCAAGATGAATGCGGTAGGCCATCTTTCACACATAATGAAATTGGTGAAAAGACCATTTATTGATCTCAATATTATCAAGCGATACATCAGTATGagcgaagaaaaaaaaatgcacatAACAAAACGGTTGGGTAAAAATGCTTTGATTGAGACTTATCGAGATGTAATTTCTttacaataa
- a CDS encoding uncharacterized protein (CAZy:GT15) — MGSVSRIGLFRRERRMLIVLICGFVLWIFSKGFTLRSYTIPEIHTLLQDEELYPEIGEENEEIYLEKENGTFYTYIPDITTVEPLLRTVRSIEGSFNRKYGYDWVFAFFDAGSEKFPDELKSRLDHMISGSVHFEEITLQNVHFGLPKDIEIGNLRTNGMTAGHYGLIPNHRYLSFKLKNRFAAYGFQFLPSLQQFKYVWNVDVGTEVKCDIQQDMFKKMTDEQLLYGFSYAPVESILGVRTLFEWFEKFMATDEGKIINDDHMLDFVRDAEDVHKYNLCNLESNMAIIDMDLLRTQHYKLFFEYMDSALGIFYDRWTDYNLKTLYLSAYAPKSKILWIPSTGYSDALYRMSCPLDEESRMKHGCTCDPRYDLAFSRSSCLRYFLNIEGIQLPPGVRPTEKIDIRFKRTRAKGEFFEKQYQRLESDYEKIFMPR; from the coding sequence ATGGGTTCCGTATCTCGAATAGGGTTGTTTCGCAGGGAAAGGAGAATGTTGATAGTTTTAATATGTGGCTTTGTACTGTGGATATTTAGCAAGGGCTTCACATTGCGTTCTTACACAATACCGGAGATACATACACTTTTGCAGGACGAAGAACTATATCCGGAAATCGGTgaagagaatgaagaaatttatttggaaaaagaaaatggcaCTTTTTACACGTACATTCCAGATATAACAACGGTAGAGCCCCTTTTAAGGACAGTTCGATCCATAGAAGGGAGTTTTAACCGAAAATATGGCTATGATTGggtatttgcattttttgatGCCGGATCGGAGAAGTTTCCTGATGAGCTTAAATCAAGGTTAGATCATATGATATCAGGAAGTGTTCATTTCGAAGAAATAACCTTGCAAAATGTACATTTTGGGCTACCAAAGGATATTGAAATAGGTAATCTACGTACAAACGGAATGACTGCAGGACATTATGGATTGATTCCAAATCATAGATATCTTAGCTTTAAGCTAAAGAATCGATTTGCTGCATATGGATTTCAGTTTTTACCATCACTTCAACAGTTTAAATATGTTTGGAATGTGGACGTTGGAACCGAAGTAAAATGCGATATCCAGCAGGATAtgtttaaaaaaatgactGATGAACAGTTACTTTATGGATTTTCGTATGCACCTGTTGAATCAATACTTGGTGTTAGAACTCTTTTTGAATGGTTCGAGAAATTTATGGCCACAGACGAAGGGAAGATTATCAATGATGATCATATGCTAGATTTTGTCAGGGACGCGGAGGATGTGCACAAATATAATCTATGCAACTTAGAAAGTAACATGGCAATTATCGATATGGATCTATTGAGAACGCAGCATTATAAGTTATTTTTCGAATACATGGATTCCGCTCTTGGAATATTTTACGATAGATGGACAGATTATAATCTTAAAACATTATATTTAAGCGCATACGCTccgaaaagcaaaatactTTGGATACCATCAACTGGTTACAGTGATGCATTATACAGAATGTCGTGCCCATtagatgaagaaagcagAATGAAGCATGGATGTACATGTGATCCTAGGTATGACCTTGCTTTTAGTCGATCGAGCTGCCTACGGTATTTCCTCAACATTGAAGGGATCCAGTTACCACCAGGCGTTCGTCCAACTGAAAAAATCGACATCCGCTTTAAACGCACAAGAGCGAAAGGTGAATTTTTTGAGAAGCAATATCAACGTTTAGAATCTGattatgaaaaaatattcatgCCACGATGA
- a CDS encoding uncharacterized protein (BUSCO:EOG09262F7P) translates to MASELQELVSFLHDRKAGVREIALSHLVQFSKAGPDSEYDIFRYKNYQPIKDLKILARDRKASTVRDAETILSNLCDDDSFRELIAKDDDFLTLVLKQITDTNNANGDLACILLSNMAKSDSMSRIFSMNLENNGMNDMFKSSKIPNCLIDIFTFGTNHKINRFANYDYLAYFFADTSRFETGRIYYTSRQDYDSEIPLKKLLKFTTDGSKARREGTAYTIKNCLFDIEKQLGLLKNKSILPAILLPLALPGNRGLDEEDINKLPPELKKLDSQQRIEPDIEIRITFLESVLLLCVTRQGRDYLRSNGVYPIVRELDKESKNDKVTDIVYRIVDMLMREEKPKDQYDSKSEKEQINAFLQLEDKEKFASKLTIQNGDKAQSREEEDESDSDDQIIEVV, encoded by the exons atggCATCGGAACTTCAGGAA TTGGTTAGCTTTTTACATGATAGGAAAGCGGGTGTGAGGGAAATAGCGTTGTCTCACTTGGTACAGTTTTCAAAAGCTGGCCCTGATTCAGAATATGATATATTCAGATATAAGAATTATCAACCGATTAAAGATCTTAAAATATTGGCCAGGGATCGCAAGGCCTCAACGGTGCGAGATGCAGAGACAATTTTAAGTAATCTCtgtgatgatgatagtTTCCGGGAGCTTATAGccaaagatgatgatttttTAACATTGGTTTTGAAGCAAATTACCGATACAAATAATGCTAATGGAGACCTCGCTTGCATTCTTCTATCAAATATGGCAAAGAGCGATTCTATGAGCAGGATATTTAGCATGaatcttgaaaataatggCATGAATGACATGTTTAAAAGTTCCAAGATACCAAACTGTTTAATCGACATATTCACTTTTGGTACAAATCACAAGATTAATAGATTTGCTAACTATGATTATCTTGCTTATTTCTTTGCTGATACTTCTAGATTCGAGACCGGTAGAATTTACTACACGTCAAGGCAAGATTATGACTCTGAAATTCCTCTAAAAAAGTTATTAAAGTTTACTACGGACGGAAGCAAAGCAAGGAGAGAAGGTACGGCATatacaataaaaaactGCCTTTTTGATATAGAAAAACAATTGGGGCTTTTAAAAAACAAGTCCATTTTGCCTGCGATACTTTTACCTTTGGCACTTCCAGGGAATAGAGGTttagatgaagaagatatcAACAAGTTACCCccagaattgaaaaaactCGATAGCCAGCAAAGAATTGAGCCTGACATAGAAATTCGGATTACATTTCTTGAATCTGTTTTGCTACTTTGTGTTACAAGGCAAGGTAGAGATTATCTTCGGAGTAACGGGGTGTATCCTATTGTGAGAGAGTTAGATAAGGAGAgcaaaaatgataaagtGACTGATATTGTGTATAGGATTGTGGATATGCTGATGAGAGAGGAGAAACCTAAGGATCAATATGATTCCAAGAGTGAGAAGGAACAAATTAACGCATTTTTACAATTAGAGgataaggaaaaatttGCTAGCAAGCTGACGATTCAAAATGGAGATAAAGCTCAGAGTagagaagaggaagatgagaGCGATAGCGATGACCAGATAATTGAAGTTGTCTAA
- the QCR9 gene encoding qcr9 subunit 9 of the ubiquinol cytochrome-c reductase complex: protein MSFYSTIFQTVFKRNAVYVGTIFGTAFVFQTVFDDAINGWWETRNKGKLWKDVKVKLAAGGDAGDGDDDE from the exons ATGTCGT TTTACTCCACCATATTCCAAACAGTTTTTAAGAGAAACGCTGTCTACGTGGGTACAATATTTGGTACTGCATTTGTGTTTCAAACAGTATTTGATGATGCCATTAACGGTTGGTGGGAAACAAGAAATAAGGGCAAACTTTGGAAAGACGTTAAAGTGAAATTGGCTGCTGGTGGTGACGCAggtgatggtgatgatgatgagtaG